GTTATCCATTGAAAGTGAGGGTGAGGCATGAAGCATCATATTTAATCACTTTTATAAATGACTTTACATGTTTTAGTTATGTCTTAATAATCTCCCATTAGTAAGCATTAAATTGTTTTATAAGATATATGGTATTGGTAGAGAATCAgttaaacaaaacaataaaagcattaagaacaaatcatggacgtgagtatctatctAGGTAATTCAAgactctttgtgatgaaaagggaattgtaaGACAATTGACTTAGTATTCCGCAACAAAACGATGTtgctaataaaagaaataaaactctAGTAGAAATGATTAAGTTTAAGATGTCATAAACAAATATACCTATCTTGTATTGGAGAGATGCTTTATTGATTGCTGCCTATATATTTAATTGTATGACCTTTAAGCAAGTCACTTCCACCGCTTATGAATTGTTGACTAGTAGGAAATCCAGACTTAAGTAATTTACAATCTTAGGGGTATACAACATGtattcatgatttttttccataaatatAGTAAATTAGGCCTTAAAAGGAAGTAATgcatctttataagatattcagAATACTCCAAAGGATGTGTATTCACAAGTGAACAAGTTGATGGAGGTGTGACCAAAATGGAGTCACAAAATATTATGTTCTTGGAGAACAATTTTCCTAGTAAAGGTGAGAATAATAgggacttccaattatataaGAAGTAAGATCCTCATAACACGCCCACTAATGTTGttgagggaaatgaagatttatctCAACAtacaagacctagtgggagtgttgcatcgcctAGTGAACTGAATTCGCAAGAAGTTGAGGTACATAAATGGAGTGCCAAACATTGggaatgccaaaacttagcacaagGGGACACTTTAATCGGATAAAAATGgaatatttaagtgccaacgaCGAGAAGTTTTAGTGAATTGCTAGCATAACATTTTTCTGGCaagacaaatgcaaaataaCGTCATTTTGGCACTAATGTGGCCccgaaattgaattttaatataaatattaataaaaatatttttttaaaaaagctgTAGCAACTTTGGTGAGGCCTTGCACAACCCTCATCATCGTTGTGCCACCTTTGCTGGCCTTGTCGGATGCTTGTtggatatctttttttttataattaatatttatattaaaattcaattttggggAAGAACGTCGTTTTGTACCTTCATTATTGAttttgtcatgccccgatcctcgggcacgcacacatccttctcacttggtcgattttataatgcgatatcttAGGACTAAGTATCACCaaccctttctattttctttgcacatgcggaagtagttataaatccccagacaataaattgatgggatagaaaagcaagaccatattttcatattgaaacttataaccaaacttttatacaaaacacaaaccaaagtACTTCATAACTATTCGCATCAGAATGgagttctcaaaagaagatggaatctcagtccatctgggccgtactcaaggcccctctcgggattatcttcttcttccaaaattcttctcctTAGGTTTCACCTCAGAGTTCACtttctcagattcctcctccttagcTCCTCATTAGGGttctgaaatgttttccccaaaccgggatgagaccacgtctcagcgagttctaccccactaaggctcgattagtaaaccattatactataggctgcctaaacatgCACAGGGCAGAGGATTTACCTTGgtctcagattccacctgcatattagcacagttcaataggcacccaagcaatcacatcacagatcgatatctcgatcaatcgacctagtcgatcaCACGTCagcaagaccactcacggtcatttctaTTCAATCCGTCATTTCACAacagcaatgatcaatcgacctagttgattacatgtcagttggaccatttctaggtcatctcACTCCACACTATATAATCTCTAATAGTACACTCAGTCACGGAACTACAGTAATGCTCTTGGGCATTtattcgccaaggtgatgtacAATAAACACTTTATGCATGCTCTTAGGCATTCCAATTACCTTTAGCCACACGGGCACAATACTTGACACACAGAAATATGACCACGCAGGCACAAtctacgccacacaggcatgatctaGCCACATAGGCACGATACTCGACACACAGAAATACGGCCACGCAGGCACAATCGCCACATAGGCATGAtcaattatcgccacacaggcatgatcaactatcgccacacaggcatgatcaattattcaacaatttacgtgcattctctaaggcatccTACATGCCAAAGCGATGTAACAATCGCCCAGCCAAGTCACATAGCATTTATTCTCATCTTTTATCATCCTCGATAAAATATTGTGCGTGAGCACAcaattggccttagccaaaatataataatttcgttTCTACAAATTCCACCATTATTTGCATCCATCAAAATACTTTTGGTGCTGTCAACCGACACCcgattattttccaattaattatccaaattaattaatctaggaaaataatcttataatcacaattaattcatttaagcaTAAAATAAAGctcgattaaataaatggactacaCCACGATGATCATcacgaaattccggtcgtcGGATAACCTAAccttaattttcgaaaaataaataaataattaattaatttcgaaaattaataattgattaCAATAAAtcccatttagctcaaaataaagcccatttaaataaacggactgcaccacgatcatcagcataaaatttcggtcatcggccatctcaaacttaatttccgaaaaataattaattaattaatttcgaaaattaattaataaatattaaaaattcaatttagctcaaaaaaagcctgattaaataaatggacttcactacggtcatcagcataatattcggatcacgggccatcccagttgaattttcggaaaataaataattatttaatttaattccgaaaaataatatttaaatactaaaaattccacttaggcccgaaaagcctaattgaagcccactaagggtcgggaaaaatcccgagatactttcaataaatagtagaccatgtctacttgctaaatacacatttaatttatctaattcgcataacaattgactaataaacactaatccattctaatctaaccacctaattgcatttaattaaacctaaccaacccctaagcataattagccaactaatcagggattagtgagattactcatcGGAATCGCGCACAAaccggatcaatccgacgggggcaATGCGAGGAACGATAAACTCCAAAGTgggcctcgggttcggggcTCGGAAACGACCCAAAACGGGCGAAgggggctggaaacccactcggcCACTTGCTGTTCAAGGCTGGCCAAGGCTggtccggcggctagggcggcgaggggaggccggcggagggcgagggggatGCTGGGGAGGCTAGGTGGTGGCCGGACGAAGCTGGGCGGTGGTTGGAGGCGTCGGGCCGAGCTGGATAGCGGCTGGAATCGCACAGGGAAGACGCCTGGGCGTGAGGGGCGGCGAGCTCGCGGCGGAGCGAGCGCGCGGGAGCGGGTGCGGCGGCAAGTGGTGGGTGGTGACGGAGCAAAGAACGGCAAGCCTGCGGTCTCATTTTCTACTTGGGTTTTGTTCGTTTGCAcgaataagaaagaagaagagagagtgccgagagagagagagagagagagagagagagaaggagagagagaggtttgactagtcaaaagggggaaaagaaagcaaagtgGAAGACAGCAGGGGTGTAGTCGGTGGGGAGGGTGATTTgcacgaagggggaggggagagagagagagagagaaaaagagagaaaagggagagagaaaaagaaataaaatcatagccttattctttttttttcttttctctttccctttctctttctattttcttttggtcttcaatttttcctccgataatttctttcttgaaatttcggactcggcaATAAATTAACAAACGATGAGAcgatcctaaaaatgaattgtgacacgctcgaatatttgATTCCtgaaaccaatttaaatttcatggttagaatcaatcagatgcgattttagtccaatccaaccaattgagtagcatttagggattttactgcagatacatcccttaacggcttcacccaataggttagttaactcgtgagtgattagcttagagagaaaggaccataggcacgttgacgacatgcccatttcactttattgaaacgggtcgaattttaggatgtcacaaatttGGTTTCTAGTAAGCCATGGGGGTGTGTATGGTCCGAATGGGCGGTTCTTGACTTAGAACCGGGAATCGCTCGCTAagaaccggttccaaaaaattgaaaccgggaaccgcccactAGTTGAACGGATCCATTTGGGAATCGGACCGCCAGTCTAGTCCGGTCCAGTCCAGTCCGGTTCCCAAGTGGATCCATAGATCCGGTCCAACCTCCTCACCTTCCCCTTTTCGCCCTCCTCACATCTACTTATTCTGGCTCTCCCGACCATGGTAGCTCTATTCTCCTCAAGTACTAGCACCATGGCGTTAGAGGTCGCGAGCCTCGCGCCACTTTTGTCCTGACCACCACACCATCTTAGCCACCGCCTCTGCCGTCTCTCATTCCTCCCTCGAGACCGGcaatgaggaggacaatggGGACGATGAGCCATTCTTAGACATGGAGTTCGCCCCTGTCCCCAAAAATGAGGACGATGGGGGAAGGCctaaggagggggaggaggaagaggggaggcaGAAGTGGGACGAGCCCAACAACGAAGAGGACAATAGTAATAGTGAATGCAGAGGTGGCGATGAGGATGGCGATGacatggagagagagttcaagttcaagGTGGGGAAAGATAATCAATTCACTATTCCGCCGAGTTTGGACTAGGACTTGAAGGGAGATGAATAGATCCGGAGGTgaattggagaggaagagggagctcGGGGAGATTTTGAACTAAGAGAGACAAGATGGAGTAGGAGAGTAGTGAATTGAGACAAGATGGTGATTGGAgccttaaattttaaatttgctaattttatttttttaatattaaaaattaatatattattataatacaTCTGGTCCGGTCTGGGTGGGTGGGTGAGTGGATTTGCCCATAGAACCGGGAATCGGATCGGTATCCatcggttcccataaattgcaACCGGAACCGGATtggttcccttaagaaccaccggttccggcaggtttcggtccggttccgggcgatCTAGGCGGATcccgattcttttgcacacccctagataGAACCCATTAAGAGAACCAATTACCTATACCAAATCGAATATCCAACGACATATAAGCACTTAGCACGCACCCCTACCCCCGCCTGAAAGTGATCTGGAGGGACTAAGTGAAAATCTTATTTTTGATCGAATTACAGGGGGAAACTAAAATAAACAGACTCTAGTAGAATACTGAGTGTACAACAAGAGTATCTATCTATGAGctcttaaagtttttaaattattaagtaCACTAGGCTATTAGTTAAGGGGTCGGAGGCGAATAAGAAGACCATAGGCGGGGACCGGCGATGGATTATAGATTATCTTTTCATCTGGAATGACcttctcaagtttgaatttggtCACTAGATTGTGCACAAAAATGAGTATTTCGATCCGAGCATATTCTTTTCCAGGGCACATACGAGGTCCGCCTCCAAAGGGAACATAGGTGAAAGGTGTAGGTCCATTTCCTTCGAACCTTGAGGGGTCAAATTTCTCTGGATCAGGGAAGTATTTGGGATTCTTATGAGTTGTATACACGGTCCAAAATGTCTGCGAGgaaaaagttgaagaagattgaagcGCATTGTGATTGCTTGTGGATTCAATGTATGAGTTCATTGGATAACCTAGCCAAGAAGAAGGCTCAAATGTGAAACATTTACCTTCCATCCCTTTGGAATCGTGTAACCGGCAAAAGTGAAGTCAGTGATTGCCTCTCTAAATGCCCCTTGTGCAGGTGGAGTTAGCCTCATTGACTCACAAGTCACGTTCCATGAATACTTCATCTTTTGGATATCATCCCAATTTAGTAATTCCCCTGGGACTTTAGACTTTGCAATCTCCATTTGCTCTGTTGACGTGAAGCAGATGAGTTAAATATATGCAAACTACATTGATTTTGCTTCAGAAGAACATAGTTAGGTGGTCATCTTGTTTATCAAAATATAGCTAGAAAGGTTACCTTTGTAAACTTTCTCATAAATGTGGGGCAACGAAGCTAGATAATTCACTATTACAGTGATAGATGTACTAGTAGTGTCATGACTTGCGATAAGCAATCCAATGATCTTGTTGGACACATCCATTTCGTAATAAACACTACCGTCATCGTCTGCTTCGGTAAGCAATCGAGACAGCAAGTCCCTCGACTTTGCATCTTTTCCCTCTGagatctccttcttcctttgtctGATAATGTTGAGAAGCTCTTGCCTTATTACTTTTCCTGCTTCAACAGCTTTATTGAATGGCGTCCCTGGAATATTGATAGGTACTGAAGTGAATCCTGGAGCAATACGAGCAAATGGGTCGGCGAATTTCGACACAACCTGAGGGTCCTTGATGTTCATGAACAAACGGCATGCCAGAGCAAAGGTGTAGTTCTTTGTCAAAGGAAACACCTTCACTTCCTTATAAGGAGACCAGTCACTCTCCAAGTGCTCCCTAGTCATGGAGTCCATGATAGGAATGTAATTCTGGAGGGCCTCGGGTTTTAGGAACTCCGGCAAGAAGCTGCGCATTTTCTTGGGGTCATCTTTGTTGAACTTCTCCATGGTTTCGGGGAAGATGATGACCTTCTTCATGGAGGAGGGCCACCAGGTGGTGATGTACTTGTCCTGGCCAGAGAACAAGAACTTGTTGCCGGAGGCGCTGCAGAACACGGCCATGTCTTCCCCGAGCAGCGAGGTACGGAAGACCTCCGGGGAGTATTTGGTCGTGCGGTGGTTTATGAACTTCTCGGGGCAGCCGCTCTTCGCAGCACCGAAAAACTCTAGGGATTCGCCGATGATAGGCCATCCCTTTTTGCCAGGCGGCAGGTTAGGAGCGGAGGATTTCTTTCGGAAGACGAGGAATaggagggaaagagagatgtAGAAGATGGAGAGGTAAAGAAACAGCTGGTAATAGaaatccatcttcttcttctcctctcagAATGCAGACACAAATactgagaagaagaaaaagatggcTAAGGTCTAGGATGGAGAAAAACcaccaggattggaatcatgtatataggaggaggaggaggggattGAGGTCACCATGCATTTGATCTAATTTGAcgatttttttaagtaataaatatatttctagACCGTAAATTGCGTGCTTTGACCACTTCTGCATTTAAGTGAGTTCCATATATGGCCATATAATGGAGAATGGGAGTGCATATACTGATCGATCTGAGTGAGTTAATACTAAAGATATAATACAAAGATGGAAGAAGAGGTGTTGCACGCCTTCAATTTTCACTTTGAtgacataaacatttttatcgTCAAAAGAGTGAGAACTCCAGTACTCAAAATTCACGATTACAAACGGAGAATAGCTTCACGGTTGTTGTCCAAAAATGACCGTATCAGACCATCTTATGCATTGTGTTGGTCATTTGTGTTTGGTCTACGTATGTAATTCGGTTAGCCTCGTTAACCCTAACTGAAAATATAATATCAAGACAGACAGGAGTACTTGTTAATTGTTTGTAACGTGAAGATAGCTTAATTCACCTCCATTTGCAAGGTCATGGATATAAACTTGGCCATCTTAATTTAGATCCTCTAAATTTAGGAGGAGATATAGTAgccaaaaacatatatatatatatatgtgtgtgtgtgtgtgtgtgtgtgtgtgtgtgtgtgtgtgtgtgaaaagaTTACATTTGTTTGTAGTAATTTACATCTCGACTATGTACTAATTTAGAGGTTTGAAACTAGATAAATTGAGTGAATCCACTTTCAATTCATTAAGATGTGGTCTATATCGTAATCTTCTATTTGTAATTcagttaatattttattacaaaTTTCTATGCTAATGGCCTAGGAAATCCTCAGGGCAGATGAGCATCAACACCCAGAGAACCTTTTTTGTCGTTTACGATCGCAAGTAAAAAATGACGTGCATAGGTAATTTCACATGGTAATTAGATGCCGTCCTTTTTTAACTCATTGGCTTTGGAGAGGAACGTCATTTTATATTGCTAAAAGATCTGGCATCGAcgtaaaaaatatgaaaaatatgaagacaatttttcaactaaaaagtgaaaaatttcaaaaaaaaaaaaaaaaccgtaaGTGCAACAATCTTGTCAAA
This region of Eucalyptus grandis isolate ANBG69807.140 chromosome 8, ASM1654582v1, whole genome shotgun sequence genomic DNA includes:
- the LOC104457239 gene encoding beta-amyrin 28-monooxygenase, with the translated sequence MDFYYQLFLYLSIFYISLSLLFLVFRKKSSAPNLPPGKKGWPIIGESLEFFGAAKSGCPEKFINHRTTKYSPEVFRTSLLGEDMAVFCSASGNKFLFSGQDKYITTWWPSSMKKVIIFPETMEKFNKDDPKKMRSFLPEFLKPEALQNYIPIMDSMTREHLESDWSPYKEVKVFPLTKNYTFALACRLFMNIKDPQVVSKFADPFARIAPGFTSVPINIPGTPFNKAVEAGKVIRQELLNIIRQRKKEISEGKDAKSRDLLSRLLTEADDDGSVYYEMDVSNKIIGLLIASHDTTSTSITVIVNYLASLPHIYEKVYKEQMEIAKSKVPGELLNWDDIQKMKYSWNVTCESMRLTPPAQGAFREAITDFTFAGYTIPKGWKTFWTVYTTHKNPKYFPDPEKFDPSRFEGNGPTPFTYVPFGGGPRMCPGKEYARIEILIFVHNLVTKFKLEKVIPDEKIIYNPSPVPAYGLLIRLRPLN